The following coding sequences lie in one Planctomycetota bacterium genomic window:
- a CDS encoding type II secretion system protein, with product MQSVTQRRRESGFTLVELLVVIGIIALLVGILIPTIARVRQAAFATDSAATVRALTNAIQTYYDDFQAYPGPLADDQIGIGLGNFSFPAPGDRSANFTFDVDDDGTDDDSLLENIAATNGITGTENLALGLLGGLVLDAGGAILYDPQAVGSGPRLLGGTPGSRPSYVDLERDRLGFTFAADNKETGRFRDNTASANDTIIPEFVDSFPSPMPILYLR from the coding sequence ATGCAGTCAGTCACGCAACGACGTCGAGAGTCAGGGTTCACGCTGGTCGAGCTGCTGGTGGTGATCGGCATCATCGCGCTGCTCGTCGGCATCCTGATCCCCACCATCGCCCGCGTCCGCCAGGCCGCGTTCGCGACCGATTCGGCGGCGACCGTCCGTGCGCTGACGAATGCGATCCAGACGTATTACGACGACTTCCAGGCGTACCCGGGACCGCTGGCGGACGACCAGATTGGCATCGGGCTCGGAAACTTCTCATTTCCAGCACCAGGCGACCGGAGTGCAAACTTCACATTCGACGTTGACGACGACGGCACCGACGACGACTCGTTGCTTGAGAACATCGCTGCGACGAACGGCATCACGGGCACGGAGAACCTTGCTCTTGGGCTGCTAGGCGGGTTGGTCCTCGATGCGGGTGGCGCCATCCTCTACGACCCTCAGGCCGTCGGAAGTGGCCCGCGTCTGCTCGGCGGAACCCCCGGCAGCCGGCCGAGCTACGTGGACCTTGAGCGGGATCGCCTTGGCTTTACCTTCGCTGCCGACAACAAGGAGACCGGGCGTTTCCGCGACAACACGGCCTCGGCGAACGACACGATCATCCCGGAATTCGTCGACAGCTTCCCGAGCCCGATGCCGATCCTGTACCTCCG